From one Macaca nemestrina isolate mMacNem1 chromosome 5, mMacNem.hap1, whole genome shotgun sequence genomic stretch:
- the LOC105464799 gene encoding checkpoint protein HUS1B, translating to MPALLITGAETEAFCERAGGQVRTALARPPGVGSRPGAAEARTEPGTRVPALLGPGGRAGRAAPGTPADRKDLWHAVFPSEAPSCLRCGVMKFRAKITGKGRLELFIHVSGTVARLAKVCVLRVRPDSLCFGPAGFRGLREAGLWCEAGLWCEAGLWCEVRRGAFQQFHMEGVSEELDEIHLELTAEHLSRAARSAAGASSLKLQLTHRRHPCLTVAVALASPLGRARSVVHDLPVQVLPRRAWRDCPPPSLRAADASIHLPRWRTLRSIVERMANVGDHVLVEANLRGRMTLSMETEVVSIKSHFKNLGNPPESAGVPPHRDLESMVQVRVDNRKLLQFLEGQQINPTMALCNIWDNSLLQLVLVQEDVSLQYFIPAL from the coding sequence ATGCCTGCTCTTCTCATAACCGGAGCGGAAACGGAAGCGTTTTGTGAGAGGGCTGGCGGGCAGGTGAGAACGGCGTTGGCGCGCCCGCCAGGCGTCGGCTCCAGGCCTGGGGCTGCGGAAGCCAGAACAGAGCCCGGAACCCGAGTGCCTGCCCTGCTGGGGCCCGGAGGGAGGGCGGGGAGGGCAGCGCCGGGGACCCCAGCGGACCGGAAGGACTTGTGGCACGCGGTATTCCCCTCAGAGGCCCCGAGTTGCCTTCGCTGTGGCGTCATGAAGTTTCGCGCCAAGATCACCGGCAAGGGCCGTCTAGAGCTGTTCATCCACGTCAGCGGCACCGTCGCCAGGCTGGCGAAGGTCTGCGTGCTCCGCGTGCGCCCTGACAGCCTGTGCTTCGGCCCCGCGGGCTTCCGCGGCCTCCGTGAGGCCGGGCTGTGGTGCGAGGCCGGGCTGTGGTGCGAGGCCGGGCTGTGGTGCGAGGTGCGGCGGGGAGCCTTCCAGCAGTTTCACATGGAAGGTGTCTCGGAAGAGCTCGATGAGATCCACCTGGAGCTGACGGCGGAGCACCTGTCCAGGGCGGCGAGAAGCGCGGCGGGCGCGTCCTCCCTGAAGCTGCAGCTGACCCACAGGCGCCACCCCTGCCTCACGGTGGCGGTGGCGCTGGCCTCGCCCCTGGGCCGCGCTCGCAGCGTGGTGCACGATCTGCCCGTGCAGGTGCTTCCCCGGAGAGCGTGGCGAGACTGCCCGCCGCCCAGCCTGCGCGCCGCCGACGCGAGCATCCACCTGCCGCGCTGGAGGACGCTGAGGAGCATCGTGGAGAGGATGGCGAACGTGGGCGATCACGTGCTGGTGGAAGCAAACCTCAGGGGCAGGATGACCCTGAGTATGGAGACGGAGGTGGTGTCCATTAAAAGTCACTTTAAAAATCTTGGAAACCCTCCGGAGTCGGCTGGTGTGCCTCCACACAGAGACCTGGAGAGCATGGTGCAAGTGCGGGTAGATAATCGGAAGCTCCTGCAGTTTTTGGAGGGACAGCAAATAAATCCCACGATGGCCttatgcaatatttgggacaatAGTCTTCTTCAGCTTGTTTTGGTTCAAGAAGATGTCTCTCTCCAGTATTTCATTCCTGCTTTGTAA